A window of the Streptomyces albireticuli genome harbors these coding sequences:
- a CDS encoding HAMP domain-containing sensor histidine kinase — translation MRALRRRLLGRRPLRARLALVTSAAVAVVALGVLAAAYVVIRYELVRQLDLQLKQQASLIAAQQSRESPTTGTLYGECAWLAAPACAQVVRADPTAHPADLVLPVTGATRRVAAGTLGEYYSDITLDGRAMRMFTTPVKGGRALQVAVRSDTVDKGVRQAGLLLGAVGGGGVLLAAGLGYFASRTSLRPVTRLTATAERIAATRDPAHRIELPPYEARRQDEITSLATSFNTMLGELEEAVAAQRRLVADASHELRTPLTALRTNAELLARAERLTPAQRERASGALGRQLREVTGLVNDLIELARDEEPQQLVERVRLDLLAERCVGEARGHWPATPFVAEFAEATVSGVPARLARLLSNLLDNAAKFSPPGAMVEVRLDRTADGLDLTVRDHGPGISTEDLPYVFDRFYRSRQARALPGSGLGLAMGRQIARAHGAELTAEQAPGGGARFRLHFPPEQ, via the coding sequence GTGAGGGCCCTGCGGCGGCGCCTCCTCGGCCGCAGACCGCTGCGGGCCCGGCTGGCGCTCGTCACCTCCGCCGCCGTCGCCGTCGTCGCCCTGGGCGTCCTCGCGGCGGCCTACGTCGTCATCCGCTACGAACTCGTCCGCCAGCTCGACCTCCAGCTCAAGCAGCAGGCCAGCCTGATCGCCGCCCAGCAGAGCCGGGAGAGCCCCACGACCGGGACGCTGTACGGCGAGTGCGCCTGGCTCGCCGCGCCCGCCTGCGCCCAGGTCGTGCGGGCCGACCCGACCGCGCACCCGGCGGACCTGGTGCTTCCCGTGACCGGCGCCACCCGCCGCGTCGCCGCCGGCACCCTCGGCGAGTACTACAGCGACATCACCTTGGACGGCCGCGCCATGCGGATGTTCACCACCCCGGTCAAGGGCGGCCGCGCCCTCCAGGTCGCGGTCCGCTCCGACACCGTCGACAAGGGCGTGCGCCAGGCCGGCCTGCTGCTCGGCGCCGTCGGCGGCGGCGGGGTCCTCCTCGCGGCGGGGCTCGGCTACTTCGCCTCCCGCACCTCCCTGCGGCCCGTCACCCGGCTCACCGCGACGGCCGAGCGGATCGCCGCCACCCGCGACCCGGCCCACCGCATCGAGCTGCCCCCGTACGAGGCGCGCCGCCAGGACGAGATCACCAGCCTCGCCACCAGCTTCAACACCATGCTCGGCGAGCTGGAGGAGGCCGTCGCCGCCCAGCGCCGCCTGGTCGCCGACGCCTCCCACGAGCTGCGCACCCCGCTCACCGCGCTGCGCACCAACGCCGAACTCCTGGCCCGCGCCGAACGGCTCACCCCCGCCCAGCGCGAACGGGCCTCCGGAGCCCTCGGCCGGCAGCTCCGCGAGGTGACGGGCCTGGTCAACGACCTCATCGAGCTCGCCCGGGACGAGGAGCCGCAGCAGCTCGTCGAACGGGTCCGGCTCGACCTGCTGGCCGAGCGCTGCGTCGGCGAGGCCCGCGGCCACTGGCCGGCCACCCCCTTCGTCGCCGAGTTCGCCGAGGCCACCGTCTCCGGTGTGCCGGCCCGCCTCGCCCGGCTGCTGTCCAACCTGCTCGACAACGCCGCCAAGTTCAGCCCGCCCGGCGCCATGGTCGAGGTCCGCCTGGACCGCACCGCCGACGGGCTCGACCTCACCGTCCGCGACCACGGCCCCGGGATCTCCACCGAGGACCTGCCCTACGTCTTCGACCGCTTCTACCGCTCCCGCCAGGCCCGCGCCCTGCCCGGCTCCGGCCTCGGCCTCGCCATGGGCCGCCAGATCGCCCGCGCCCACGGCGCCGAGCTCACCGCCGAACAGGCCCCGGGCGGCGGCGCCCGCTTCCGCCTCCACTTCCCCCCGGAGCAGTGA
- a CDS encoding response regulator transcription factor, giving the protein MTDDRYEGAPAPGRSAPPPVRVMLADDEHLIRGALAALLGLEDDLQVVAEAASGPEAVAMARTFRPDVAVLDLQMPGADGVMVATTLRAELPGCRTMIVTGHGRPGHLKRALEAGVRGFVPKTVSAQRLAEIIRSVHGGSRYVDPELAADAISAGDSPLTAREAELLELAEDGAPVAEIAERASLTPGTVRNYLSAAVAKLGAENRHAAARIARAQGWL; this is encoded by the coding sequence ATGACGGACGACCGGTACGAGGGGGCACCGGCACCCGGGCGTTCCGCTCCCCCGCCCGTGCGGGTCATGCTCGCGGACGACGAGCACCTGATCCGGGGCGCGCTGGCCGCGCTGCTGGGGCTGGAGGACGATCTCCAGGTGGTCGCGGAGGCCGCGTCGGGGCCGGAGGCGGTGGCGATGGCGCGGACGTTCCGGCCGGATGTCGCGGTGCTGGATCTTCAGATGCCGGGGGCCGACGGTGTGATGGTGGCCACAACCCTGCGGGCGGAGCTGCCCGGTTGCCGCACCATGATCGTGACTGGTCACGGGCGTCCGGGGCACCTGAAGCGGGCCTTGGAGGCGGGGGTGCGGGGGTTCGTGCCGAAGACCGTCTCGGCGCAGCGGCTGGCCGAGATCATCCGCTCGGTGCACGGGGGAAGCCGCTATGTGGACCCGGAGTTGGCGGCCGACGCGATAAGCGCCGGGGACTCCCCGCTGACGGCGCGGGAGGCGGAGCTGCTGGAGCTGGCCGAGGACGGAGCGCCTGTCGCGGAGATCGCCGAGCGCGCCTCGCTGACGCCGGGGACGGTCCGGAACTACCTCTCGGCGGCGGTCGCGAAGCTGGGGGCGGAGAACCGTCATGCGGCGGCGCGCATCGCACGCGCTCAGGGTTGGCTATAG
- a CDS encoding histidine kinase — protein sequence MSIWTRVRDWRGRSRVAKVDSYTRWTLYLLPCLLPALALSPMLVNGVDRPWMLVLGCLTTFQGLLGIPVFRRALDRYLWDKPAPWWGVAAQGVLFVAGLVCMVVSFQVESPRGASTVGVFLMNSALTTFGPLTLMVRLRRYVLGCVVVALALGLLVLLPGGDWSAAGFLTAGVLFISLWCASVGRASGWMLRVMWELETARDAKARLAVAEERLRFGRDLHDVLGRNLAVIALKSELAVQLGRRGAPQALELMAEVQGIARDSQREVREVVRGYREADLPTELVGARGVLSAAGIECRIDDTAGGQLPAPVQSALAWVVREATTNVLRHADAGRCAVRLRIVNDVAVLVMENDGAPDTGAADGADRVGGSVSAGGGSGLRGLGERLAVLGGTVTAERRPPAVFRLTAKVPLAKVPPAKTPAAKASAGDVPTGEGRAAKVPAADAPSAGVPAGGVPTGGVRSGGVPTGEVPGDRVPAAGGTAGAGAAAGSVGGGTVLPGAGGGEPAPGWEASERGGRGEPVAVGAGLVRVPGDRDGAAGEGGGAA from the coding sequence ATGTCGATATGGACGCGGGTACGGGACTGGCGGGGGCGGAGCAGGGTCGCCAAGGTCGACAGCTATACGCGGTGGACGCTGTATCTGCTGCCCTGTCTGCTTCCCGCGCTCGCTCTGAGCCCCATGCTGGTCAACGGCGTCGACCGGCCGTGGATGCTGGTCCTCGGCTGCCTCACCACCTTCCAGGGGCTGCTGGGCATCCCGGTCTTCCGGCGCGCTCTCGACCGCTATCTCTGGGACAAGCCGGCTCCGTGGTGGGGTGTGGCCGCGCAGGGGGTGCTGTTCGTCGCCGGGCTCGTCTGCATGGTGGTCTCCTTCCAGGTGGAGAGCCCGCGGGGTGCCTCGACCGTCGGGGTGTTCCTGATGAACAGCGCCCTGACGACCTTCGGTCCGCTCACCCTGATGGTCCGGCTCCGCCGGTACGTCCTGGGATGCGTCGTCGTCGCGCTGGCTCTGGGGCTCCTGGTCCTGCTGCCCGGCGGGGACTGGTCGGCCGCGGGTTTCCTGACCGCGGGGGTGCTCTTCATCTCCTTGTGGTGCGCGTCCGTCGGGCGGGCGTCGGGCTGGATGCTGCGGGTGATGTGGGAGCTGGAGACGGCGCGGGACGCGAAGGCGCGGCTGGCGGTGGCGGAGGAGCGGCTGCGGTTCGGGCGGGACCTCCACGATGTCCTGGGGCGCAACCTCGCGGTGATCGCGCTCAAGAGCGAGCTGGCGGTGCAGCTGGGGCGGCGGGGGGCGCCCCAGGCCCTGGAGCTGATGGCCGAGGTCCAGGGCATCGCCCGGGACTCGCAGCGTGAGGTCCGTGAGGTGGTGCGCGGCTACCGCGAGGCGGATCTGCCCACCGAGCTGGTGGGGGCCCGTGGCGTGCTCTCCGCCGCGGGGATCGAGTGCCGGATCGACGACACGGCGGGCGGGCAGCTGCCGGCGCCGGTGCAGTCGGCGCTGGCCTGGGTGGTCCGGGAGGCCACGACCAATGTGCTGCGGCACGCGGACGCCGGGCGGTGCGCGGTGCGGCTGCGGATCGTGAACGACGTGGCGGTGCTCGTCATGGAGAACGACGGGGCACCGGACACCGGGGCGGCGGACGGTGCGGACCGTGTGGGCGGCTCGGTGTCGGCCGGGGGCGGTTCGGGGCTGAGGGGCCTGGGGGAGCGGCTCGCGGTCCTGGGCGGCACGGTGACGGCGGAGCGGCGGCCGCCGGCGGTGTTCCGCCTCACGGCGAAGGTCCCGCTGGCCAAGGTCCCGCCGGCGAAGACCCCGGCGGCGAAGGCGTCGGCGGGCGATGTGCCGACGGGCGAGGGGCGGGCGGCGAAGGTCCCGGCGGCGGATGCCCCGTCGGCCGGGGTTCCGGCGGGCGGGGTTCCGACGGGCGGGGTGCGGTCGGGCGGGGTTCCGACAGGCGAGGTTCCGGGGGACAGAGTTCCGGCAGCCGGGGGGACGGCAGGCGCGGGGGCGGCTGCCGGATCGGTGGGCGGGGGGACCGTCCTGCCGGGGGCCGGGGGCGGGGAACCGGCCCCCGGCTGGGAGGCGTCGGAGAGGGGAGGCCGCGGGGAGCCCGTGGCCGTGGGAGCGGGTCTCGTCCGGGTTCCGGGCGACCGGGACGGGGCGGCCGGAGAAGGCGGAGGGGCGGCATGA
- a CDS encoding ABC transporter permease → MAISTAAPRMLALGRAELILLGRNKMALYVALLLPVLMVWTMRRTVGEMDLGDTGMSLNESSLTGAFGFILLFVIYQNLVSAYVARREELVLKRLRTGEAGDAEILGGTALPAVAVALAQMVVLLVAGVFWMDLRAPSRLDLMLIGMVLGVVLSIALAALTTAWAKTVESAQLVTTPLLLISLMGSGLLIPLEAMPDVLADVCELLPLSPVVELVRGGWLGGLSAYEAVGHVATALAWTFVAVFAVRRWFRWEPRR, encoded by the coding sequence ATGGCGATATCCACAGCGGCGCCGCGGATGCTGGCGCTGGGCCGGGCGGAGCTGATCCTGCTCGGACGGAACAAGATGGCGCTCTATGTGGCGCTGCTGCTGCCGGTGCTCATGGTGTGGACGATGCGCCGCACGGTCGGCGAGATGGATCTCGGCGACACCGGGATGTCGCTCAACGAGTCGTCGCTGACCGGTGCCTTCGGCTTCATCCTGCTCTTCGTCATCTATCAGAACCTGGTCAGCGCCTATGTGGCCCGCCGCGAGGAGCTCGTCCTCAAGCGGCTCCGCACGGGCGAGGCGGGCGACGCCGAGATACTCGGCGGCACGGCGCTGCCGGCTGTGGCGGTCGCCCTGGCCCAGATGGTGGTCCTGCTGGTGGCGGGGGTCTTCTGGATGGACCTGCGGGCCCCTTCCCGTCTCGACCTGATGCTGATCGGGATGGTGCTGGGAGTGGTGCTGTCCATCGCGCTGGCCGCGCTGACCACGGCCTGGGCGAAGACGGTGGAGAGCGCCCAGCTGGTCACCACTCCCCTGCTGCTGATCTCGCTGATGGGCTCGGGGCTCCTCATCCCGCTGGAGGCCATGCCGGACGTGCTGGCCGATGTCTGCGAGTTGCTGCCGCTTTCTCCGGTGGTCGAGCTGGTGCGCGGCGGCTGGCTCGGCGGCCTGAGCGCCTATGAGGCCGTGGGGCACGTGGCCACCGCGCTGGCCTGGACGTTTGTGGCCGTGTTTGCTGTACGTCGGTGGTTCCGGTGGGAGCCGCGCCGGTAG
- a CDS encoding ABC transporter ATP-binding protein, translated as MDIGESVIAVSGLRRRYGPEGDGGFEAVRGVSFTVGRGEVFALLGTNGAGKTSTVELLEGLERPSGGEVRILGHDPYAERAAVRPRIGVMLQEGGFPSDLTVAETVRMWAGCTTGARPTGEALGMVGLTDRASVRIKQLSGGERRRLDLALALLGRPEVLFLDEPTTGLDPEARHSTWELVRRLREDGTTVLLTTHYLEEAEALADRLAIMRRGEIVASGAPGEVIGAYPARIRFAMPVGWFVGDLPPLADLGVEDHEESDGRIELRTRTLQRTLTGLLIWAREKDIELEGLDARTASLEEAFLAIAGGGEPGADSGSGMSVGAGAGAGRGK; from the coding sequence ATGGACATCGGAGAGAGTGTGATCGCCGTGTCGGGGCTGCGGCGGCGCTACGGCCCGGAGGGTGACGGCGGGTTCGAGGCGGTGCGGGGCGTGTCCTTCACCGTGGGACGGGGCGAGGTCTTCGCACTGCTGGGGACGAACGGCGCGGGCAAGACCTCCACGGTCGAGCTGCTGGAGGGGCTGGAGCGGCCGAGCGGGGGCGAGGTCCGGATCCTGGGCCACGATCCTTACGCGGAGCGCGCGGCGGTGCGGCCGCGGATCGGGGTGATGCTCCAGGAGGGCGGCTTCCCCTCGGACCTGACGGTCGCCGAGACCGTCCGCATGTGGGCCGGCTGCACCACGGGGGCCCGGCCGACCGGGGAAGCCCTCGGGATGGTGGGGCTCACGGACCGCGCCTCGGTGCGGATCAAGCAGCTCTCCGGTGGCGAGCGCCGGCGGCTCGACCTGGCGCTCGCCCTGCTCGGCCGCCCCGAGGTCCTGTTCCTCGACGAGCCGACGACGGGCCTGGACCCCGAGGCGCGGCACAGCACCTGGGAGTTGGTGCGCCGCCTGCGCGAGGACGGCACGACGGTCCTCCTCACCACCCACTACCTGGAAGAGGCCGAGGCCCTCGCCGACCGCCTGGCGATCATGCGGCGGGGCGAGATCGTGGCCTCCGGGGCGCCCGGCGAGGTGATCGGGGCTTACCCGGCCCGGATCCGGTTCGCGATGCCCGTGGGCTGGTTCGTGGGGGATCTCCCGCCGCTGGCCGATCTGGGGGTGGAGGACCACGAGGAGTCCGACGGGCGCATAGAGCTCCGGACGCGCACGCTTCAGCGGACCCTCACCGGGCTGCTGATCTGGGCGCGGGAGAAGGACATAGAGCTGGAAGGGCTGGACGCCCGGACCGCCTCGCTGGAGGAGGCGTTCCTGGCCATAGCCGGTGGCGGCGAGCCGGGCGCGGACAGCGGCTCCGGTATGAGCGTGGGCGCCGGTGCGGGCGCGGGGAGGGGCAAGTGA
- a CDS encoding histone-like nucleoid-structuring protein Lsr2, giving the protein MAQRVVVTLSDDIDGGEAAETVSFGLDGKSYEIDLNTANAKKLRVALEPYLEAGRKQSRSGKVYRRTSVAPDPSAVRAWARSHGMDVPPRGRIPKRVYEAFNAAD; this is encoded by the coding sequence GTGGCACAGCGCGTAGTGGTCACACTCTCCGACGACATCGACGGCGGGGAAGCCGCGGAGACGGTTTCCTTCGGCCTCGACGGCAAGTCGTACGAGATCGACCTCAACACTGCCAATGCGAAGAAACTGCGGGTCGCCCTGGAGCCCTACCTGGAGGCCGGCCGCAAGCAGTCCCGCTCCGGGAAGGTCTACCGCCGCACCTCCGTGGCGCCCGACCCCTCGGCGGTCCGCGCCTGGGCCCGCTCCCACGGCATGGACGTGCCGCCGCGAGGCCGCATCCCCAAGCGGGTCTACGAGGCCTTCAACGCCGCGGACTGA
- the purS gene encoding phosphoribosylformylglycinamidine synthase subunit PurS: MARVVVDVMLKPEILDPQGQAVQRALPRLGFEGIADVRQGKRFELEVEGPVDEAALARIHAMAETFLANTVIEDFTVKVDGEAQ, translated from the coding sequence GTGGCACGCGTCGTAGTCGACGTCATGCTCAAGCCGGAGATCCTCGACCCGCAGGGCCAGGCGGTGCAGCGCGCACTGCCACGCCTGGGTTTCGAGGGGATCGCCGACGTCCGTCAGGGCAAGCGCTTTGAACTCGAGGTGGAGGGCCCGGTCGACGAGGCCGCCCTCGCCCGCATCCACGCCATGGCGGAAACGTTTCTCGCCAACACCGTGATCGAGGACTTCACCGTGAAGGTCGACGGAGAAGCACAGTGA
- the purQ gene encoding phosphoribosylformylglycinamidine synthase subunit PurQ, with protein MTARVGVITFPGTLDDRDTQRAVRIAGLEPVPLWHRDKDLKQVDAVVLPGGFSYGDYLRAGAISRFSPVMETVIEQAKGGMPVLGICNGFQVLTETHLLPGAMLRNNHLHFICREQKLRVENAGTAWTSDYEAGQEISIPLKNIDGRYVADEHTLDELEAEGRVAFRYLDGNPNGSLRDIAGITNAAGNVVGLMPHPEHAVEPLVGTGRTDGLGFFTSILKKLVNA; from the coding sequence GTGACCGCTCGCGTAGGAGTCATCACCTTCCCCGGCACCCTGGACGACCGCGACACCCAGCGCGCCGTCCGGATCGCCGGGCTCGAACCCGTCCCGCTGTGGCACCGCGACAAGGACCTCAAGCAGGTCGACGCCGTGGTCCTGCCCGGCGGCTTCTCCTACGGCGACTATCTGCGGGCGGGCGCCATCTCCCGCTTCTCGCCGGTGATGGAGACCGTCATCGAGCAGGCCAAGGGCGGCATGCCGGTCCTCGGTATCTGCAACGGCTTCCAGGTGCTCACCGAGACCCACCTGCTGCCCGGCGCGATGCTGCGCAACAACCACCTGCACTTCATCTGCCGCGAGCAGAAGCTGCGCGTGGAGAACGCCGGCACCGCCTGGACCTCCGACTACGAGGCGGGCCAGGAGATCTCCATCCCGCTGAAGAACATCGACGGCCGCTATGTGGCCGACGAGCACACCCTGGACGAGCTCGAGGCCGAGGGCCGCGTCGCCTTCCGGTACCTCGACGGCAATCCGAACGGCTCGCTCCGTGACATCGCCGGCATCACCAACGCCGCCGGCAACGTCGTGGGCCTGATGCCGCACCCCGAGCACGCCGTCGAGCCCCTCGTCGGCACCGGCCGTACGGACGGGCTCGGATTCTTCACCTCGATCCTGAAGAAGCTGGTCAACGCATGA
- the purL gene encoding phosphoribosylformylglycinamidine synthase subunit PurL translates to MSLDTVKHANETPDVDQPWAELGLKQDEYERIRAILGRRPTGAELAMYSVMWSEHCSYKSSKVHLRQFGDKAPENDALLVGIGENAGVVDVGQGYAVTFKVESHNHPSYIEPYQGAATGIGGIVRDILAMGARPVAVMDPLRFGAADHPDTKRVLPGVVAGIGGYGNCLGLPNIGGEVVFDACYQGNPLVNALCVGVMKHEDIHLAKASGAGNKVILYGARTGGDGIGGVSVLASETFDSTGPAKRPAVQVGDPFQEKLLIECTLEIFREDLVDGIQDLGGAGLSCATSELASAGSGGMRVELDTVPLRDSSLSPEEILMSESQERMCAVVEPGKVDRFMEICEKWDVIATVIGEVTDGERLEIFWHGEQIVDVPPRTVAHEGPVYERPYARPDWQDALQADDAAKLARPETAEELRAQVLKVISSPNQASKSWITDQYDRFVQGNTVLAQPEDSGMVRIDEDTNLGVAVATDGNGRYAKLDPYAGAQLALAESYRNVAASGARPLAISNCLNFGSPEDPAVMWQFAEATRGLADGCLELGTPVTGGNVSLYNQTGETAIHPTPVVAVLGVIDDVNRRTPIAFSDEGHLLYLLGDTKEELGGSAWSQVVHDHLGGLPPAVDLGREKLLAEILISASRDGMVDAAHDLSDGGLIQALAESCLRGGKGARIVVPDAVDPFVLLFSESAGRAVVAVPRSEELRFTDMCGARGLPATRIGVVDGEEIDVQGQFSIPLAELREAHEATIPALLA, encoded by the coding sequence ATGAGCCTCGACACGGTCAAGCACGCCAACGAAACGCCCGACGTCGACCAGCCTTGGGCCGAACTCGGTCTCAAGCAGGACGAGTACGAGCGCATCCGGGCCATCCTGGGCCGCCGCCCCACCGGCGCCGAGCTCGCGATGTACTCGGTCATGTGGTCCGAGCACTGCTCGTACAAGTCGAGCAAGGTCCACCTCCGCCAGTTCGGCGACAAGGCCCCCGAGAACGACGCCCTCCTCGTCGGCATCGGCGAGAACGCCGGCGTCGTCGACGTCGGCCAGGGCTACGCGGTCACCTTCAAGGTCGAGTCGCACAACCACCCCTCGTACATCGAGCCGTACCAGGGCGCGGCCACCGGTATCGGCGGCATCGTGCGCGACATCCTCGCCATGGGCGCCCGCCCGGTCGCGGTGATGGACCCGCTGCGCTTCGGCGCCGCCGACCACCCCGACACCAAGCGCGTCCTGCCGGGCGTCGTCGCGGGCATCGGCGGCTACGGCAACTGCCTGGGCCTGCCCAACATCGGTGGCGAGGTCGTCTTCGACGCCTGCTACCAGGGCAACCCGCTGGTCAACGCCCTGTGCGTCGGTGTGATGAAGCACGAGGACATCCACCTCGCGAAGGCGTCCGGCGCCGGTAACAAGGTCATTCTGTACGGCGCCCGCACGGGCGGCGACGGCATCGGCGGCGTGTCCGTGCTCGCCTCCGAGACCTTCGACTCCACCGGCCCGGCCAAGCGCCCGGCGGTCCAGGTCGGCGACCCCTTCCAGGAGAAGCTCCTCATCGAGTGCACCCTGGAGATCTTCCGCGAGGACCTCGTCGACGGCATCCAGGACCTCGGCGGCGCCGGCCTGTCCTGCGCCACCAGCGAGCTGGCCAGCGCCGGTTCCGGCGGCATGCGCGTCGAGCTGGACACCGTGCCGCTGCGCGACTCCTCCCTCTCGCCCGAGGAGATCCTCATGAGCGAGTCGCAGGAGCGCATGTGCGCGGTGGTCGAGCCCGGCAAGGTCGACCGCTTCATGGAGATCTGCGAGAAGTGGGACGTCATCGCCACCGTGATCGGCGAGGTCACGGACGGTGAGCGGCTGGAGATCTTCTGGCACGGCGAGCAGATCGTGGACGTGCCCCCGCGCACGGTGGCGCACGAGGGCCCGGTCTACGAGCGCCCGTACGCCCGCCCCGACTGGCAGGACGCCCTCCAGGCCGACGACGCGGCCAAGCTGGCCCGCCCGGAGACCGCCGAGGAGCTGCGCGCGCAGGTCCTCAAGGTGATCTCCTCGCCGAACCAGGCCTCCAAGTCCTGGATCACCGACCAGTACGACCGGTTCGTGCAGGGCAACACTGTCCTCGCGCAGCCGGAGGACTCCGGCATGGTCCGGATCGACGAGGACACCAATCTCGGTGTCGCCGTCGCCACGGACGGAAACGGCCGCTACGCCAAGCTGGACCCGTACGCGGGCGCCCAGCTCGCGCTCGCCGAGTCGTACCGCAACGTGGCCGCCTCCGGCGCCCGGCCGCTGGCCATCTCCAACTGCCTGAACTTCGGCTCGCCCGAGGACCCGGCGGTCATGTGGCAGTTCGCCGAGGCCACCCGCGGCCTGGCCGACGGCTGCCTGGAGCTGGGCACCCCGGTCACCGGCGGCAACGTCTCGCTCTACAACCAGACCGGCGAGACCGCCATCCACCCGACCCCCGTGGTCGCGGTGCTCGGCGTCATCGACGACGTCAACCGCCGTACGCCGATCGCCTTCTCCGACGAGGGCCACCTGCTCTACCTGCTGGGTGACACCAAGGAGGAGCTGGGCGGTTCGGCCTGGTCGCAGGTGGTCCACGACCACCTCGGCGGACTGCCGCCGGCCGTGGACCTGGGCCGGGAGAAGCTCCTGGCGGAGATCCTCATCTCGGCCTCCCGCGACGGCATGGTCGACGCGGCGCACGACCTGTCGGACGGCGGTCTGATCCAGGCCCTCGCCGAGTCGTGCCTGCGGGGCGGCAAGGGCGCCCGGATCGTCGTCCCCGACGCCGTCGACCCCTTCGTCCTCCTCTTCTCCGAGTCCGCCGGCCGCGCCGTCGTCGCGGTCCCGCGCAGCGAGGAACTCCGCTTCACCGACATGTGCGGAGCGCGCGGCCTGCCCGCGACCCGCATCGGTGTCGTGGACGGCGAAGAGATCGACGTCCAGGGCCAGTTCAGCATCCCGCTGGCCGAGCTGCGCGAGGCCCACGAGGCCACGATCCCGGCGCTGCTCGCCTGA
- a CDS encoding maleylpyruvate isomerase family mycothiol-dependent enzyme codes for MSAAPRKPRARRYDSAKTRAAVLAQFQHVREVTAGLSAEQLALPTRLGDWTVRELVSHIAIILDHVSDTLEKPAPPKLEVPVQEWPFATRAIAGRVDELAHEMADRGAAPTEIFDQVAERFDRIVVPAPDDRLLASRVGAMRLDDFLVTRCVELVVHSDDLAAALGVHVPFDRQALANCTRMLADALALKAPGGSVEVRVPPFAVVQCVEGPKHTRGTPPNVVETDPVTWLRLATGRTDWAAALDEAAVSASGERADLSAHLPVMG; via the coding sequence ATGTCTGCCGCACCGCGTAAACCGCGCGCCCGCCGCTACGACTCCGCCAAGACCCGCGCCGCCGTCCTCGCGCAGTTCCAGCACGTGCGCGAGGTGACGGCCGGCCTGTCCGCCGAGCAGCTGGCGCTGCCCACCCGGCTGGGCGACTGGACCGTCCGTGAGCTCGTCTCCCACATCGCCATCATCCTCGACCACGTGAGCGACACCCTGGAGAAGCCGGCGCCCCCGAAGCTGGAAGTCCCGGTCCAGGAATGGCCGTTCGCGACCCGGGCCATCGCCGGGAGGGTCGACGAACTCGCCCATGAGATGGCTGACCGCGGCGCCGCGCCGACGGAGATCTTCGACCAGGTCGCCGAGCGCTTCGACCGGATCGTCGTGCCCGCCCCGGACGACCGCCTGCTCGCCTCCCGGGTCGGCGCGATGCGCCTGGACGACTTCCTGGTCACCCGCTGCGTCGAGCTCGTCGTGCACTCCGACGACCTGGCCGCCGCGCTGGGCGTCCACGTCCCGTTCGACCGGCAGGCCCTCGCCAACTGCACCCGCATGCTGGCCGACGCCCTCGCCCTCAAGGCGCCCGGCGGGTCGGTCGAGGTCCGCGTCCCGCCGTTCGCGGTCGTCCAGTGCGTCGAAGGCCCCAAGCACACCCGGGGCACCCCGCCCAACGTGGTCGAGACCGACCCCGTCACCTGGCTCCGCCTCGCCACCGGCCGTACGGACTGGGCCGCCGCGCTCGACGAGGCGGCCGTCTCCGCGAGCGGGGAGCGCGCGGACCTCTCCGCGCACCTGCCCGTCATGGGCTGA